Genomic segment of Coffea arabica cultivar ET-39 chromosome 1e, Coffea Arabica ET-39 HiFi, whole genome shotgun sequence:
AATACGTGGTTAATCACGTCTACCTTTCTTATGCTTTAGCCAAATTGCAAGAAGACCTTTCGAAGTTTGAAAAATAACAGTCACCCTCCTTTAACTTCAAATAGGTATCTTACTATATAACTAACACATAAGTAGGGGTTTGGTATTAGTAACAAAAAGTGTTAACATTTACcttttcaaaaaatacattttcaataTTTACTATTATCTATCCACATCTTATTTGGAAAATGTTTCACTCCTATATAACCATTACCATATAACTATCACTACACTCCCCTATTAATTGATTAACTAATCCACTAATAAACACTGCATCACTTCCCAAAAGTCTTTTTAACTAATTTTtgattctatatatatatatatattttttattatttgttttttctAAAACATGTACACATAATGTGTGCCCCACCCAGCAATAATAAATAACCCCTTCTTGTTAGTTTATTAACGCTTGTTTATCCtaatcaaaccaaaacatacgtaaaagtaaaaaattatcCCTTCATGTCTTAcagagaaaggaaggaaaaaataaaatttgatatagaaaaagaaaaagtatagCCAAGAAAAACCAATGCCTTTACTTCTCTATTCATCGTCGTTCTTGTTCCAGAAACCACCACTAACTCCGCCAGTGCATTCCCAATTTGCTTAATATAAGAAAAAACAAACCCCAAATCTTCTTCTCTTGCCACCAACAACCTCCATTAAGCCTAGGTCTTGAGCCCCATGAGCATCTACACTTCCTACACAGATCTAAAATGGGCATCAACAAAAGAGCCAATTccaataaattggggaaaaaagaTTATAAAATGCTCATTTGAGTGGTTAAAGGTGATAGAGATGCATCAATTAGTGCTATGATTGATCTCAAAACTTAAATTGCAGATGAAATGACATAACAAATAGGTGAGGACTCTAGAGTTCAAGGGTGCAAAAATGGTTACCAAAGTAGAGGGAAGAGGTGAGCATGAGTGGATGAGTTTTTGGGCATGAAAAACAAATATGGATGGTTTCATGGTTCAATAAAAGAATCAATACAGTTTCTAGAAACGTTTTTGTTGATCATTAGTTCCTTTGCTCAGAATGCACTCAGACttgacttaaaaaaaataaaaaaaaattctagaatCATGTTATCATCTTTACAACAATAATCAATGTTCAATGGCTTGAGTTTCATTAGTAAAATTTGTTGGAGTCAGGAATTGGGACTTTGGATATTATTGAAGACGTTATAGTTTGGACGAGTACCGGGGAAGAGGATGAAAATAGACGACGGTGGTGGATTCGTTTTGGGGAAGAGTCTTTCTGTTTACACATACTAGTGTGTATTTCAACACCACCGTTTAGCAAATGTTAGGTCAAAGGGGGTGGCAGTTATTTTTCAAACTTCAAGAGATTTACTTGTAGTTTGGTTAAAGCACGGGGAGGTAGATataattaaccaaaaaattttatattcttgGAATGTTTGAAATGTGTCTAATTGttcttcaaaaagaaaaattgtagTAGAGCCAAAAATTTTGGCGGAGCCTAAGAAAAGTACGATAAAAAGgtaattcaaaaatttgttcacaCAAAATAAATGGTAAAAGtaattaactttgttggaaaagtcaaatttagattgctatttttccaAAATACCCTCATATTAAATATGATATAATTTTatggaaacttgaattgatggtaaaaaaagaatcaactctcatcaAATAGGGTAGATTTATAGTAACAattacttacattgaataagggtattttaggaaaattaaaatacaactacatttttcaattgaaaggtggactataatttgggacagatgaaaaaggaatataGGATcggactatcaaaatgggacggagggagtagcaAATTACGTGGCCGAAATTGTTTTACAGGCTTTTCATCGAATAGAGTAGACGGAAAGATTGGACACGTGGTTCATACTGTGCCACATGAAATTAAGGCCATTCTTCCGGGAGTCCAGTGAAGTTAATCACCTGCTGCACTCCGCTCCAGAGTCCAGATCGTGACTTTGAGGCAGTGATACTGATATGGTGGGCCTACGTTTTCACGATTGACAGGCAGTAATAGACCATTCCGGACCAGACGCCTCGCCGGTGTAAATAAATTCAACCTCAATGggtcctcttttcttttcattcttccattaaaaaaaaaaaaaaacagaggcaGAGAGTCCACGTCTAGCAATTCAGCTTCAGGACGGaggaaaatatttatttatttaactaGGTGTGAACGACgttttaaataattttattttttaaatacatTACTTACATATATAAGAATTTTAAGCAGGAAAAGCAACAAATTGCCTAGAATATTTTTTGTCAAGAAGTCAATTGCTTTTACTGACTAAACAAACCTAATCCCCAGAGCATACTTCAAAAGCCGGCAGCTCTTGGAGCAGCCCCAGGAGACTTATCTACCCAACAAATCCCAACCCCCTCCCCGATGTGGGACTATAACTCACTCAACCATCCTGCTACTAAGAGTGTACTAACCCCCAAGTGAAATTGAGAAATGAGCTTCGTCTTTTGTCAAGAAGTCAATTGACTTTTACTGACTAAACAAACCTAATCCCCAGAGCATACTCCAAATTGCCTAGAATATGAAAAGTGACATTTACACTTTTAAATTAGTCTATTACATTCTTGGAGGCATATTATTTAGTGAGTATATTGGAATGCAAGAGGTTAAAATGAGAGTGCGAATATCAGTTCCTTGAACTATATGGTAAATGTTTGCTTGCGAATCGAACATTTAATTCATGCTTTCTGTCTTTGATTCATAACCTTGTTTGTCTCAAGGATTTGAGAGTTGAACTCCTAACTCCTAGTTTAGTTAGGAAGATGCTTTATCTGTAGTTAATAGGTCACATATTCGATtcatcacaagaataaatagaaaatcattTGTTAATCCTGCGTAGAAAAAAACATAAATGCCTATGGAGAAAAcatgtactttttttttgtgaattcttAAACCGCTCGGCCTACTATTCTTTCCGGTAGGCAATTTTGAACTATATTGCACTCTCAAAAGAATCGTATCCTACACCTTAAGTAGGTTCTACCCTTGAGGACCAATTCTCAACGCGTATATTCTGCAAGGAGTTTTTTTAGGGGCTATACATAATGAATTTGTTTGaagaatatatattttttggaatAACCAAATATTCACAGGGGAAATCACAATAAAAAGAAATTGTAAACAAGCACATTTGACATTTTTATTTCAACACTATTTAATTGTTGAAACTTTTACCAatatttacttgaatattaagTGAAAATCACAatcccaaaaatgaattttttgagaacttttcaaTAATATGTTAGtctttttctaataaaaaaaggagttcaattttgatcattacCATGAGCTAGCACTCCTTGCACAACAAATCTACTTTAAATATTGGCTCATCCAGATAGGGGCAATGTGTACGTGACACCATAAGGGCCCAAATCTCAATATCATCTTGGTCCAAAACTTCATATTTGAGATGCAAGGAAAGATTGTCAAGACACGCTTTTCAGGATCATAGATTATTTACAGAGTTCTTATATGTTACCTACCAACGCAATTTGACTTCATATTTGAGATGCAAGGAAAGATTATCAAGACATGCTTTTAGAATTATAGATTATTTACATAATTCTTATGGGTTACGTACCAACGCAATTCTCGGCAGTAGAACATTTACAACCACTAatgctaataatttttttctagAGGGATGGGATTTAAAGTGGGAAGAGGGCAAAGGGATTTGAAATCAGGACTTTTTATTTCTGGTTCTTCAACTCCAGCGATTAGACGAAGGCGTTGTCAATTTTAGACAATATTTATACTTTTCATGGTCCCTATAAAATTCTAATTGACTCCTAAGCCTCATCCAGGCCTAACAGGTACACAAGCCCAAATTTCTTTCTCGGGTAAGTGAAACCCCAAATTTTGTAATGTGCAAAACTCGGAGCGTCCATCAATCCTTTGTCACAACTCACaacttccttcaaaaaaaaaaaaaatcctttgtCACAACTCACCGATAAAAGcgcaaattttcaaataaaaaattcagcCCTTCATAACAGCGCCTCCTCAACTCGTCTAATTGTTCCAGAAGCATTTCTGTTCAGCGCATTGTTTTTTTGGCAAGGATCTTGTACCCTGGAAGTAAACCATCCGAGCGAACGATGTCGTATGTGCCTCCTCACCTGAGAAACTCAACCACTGATACCGCCGCCACCACGGTCACCACTCTAGACACCAATCACTTCCATTCTTACTCCAACCTCAGCTCCGAGACGAACAACAGCAGCAATAACTATCTCAATTCAGCTCGCCGGAGCACCGTCAATTACACCTCTCCGAGGACTGTTTCGGCTCCCGACATTGTCTTCCCCAATTGGAAACCTTCCGAACGCGTTCTCCGTCTTACACCCGAGCAGGTACCTTGCACTGGCGTCAGTTTCTTTGGTAGTTCCTCACTTTCTCTAGATTAGGTTGTTGAATTCTGCAACTTGATTATGCTTTGGCTTATTATTTAGCTGTTGTAATCTTCCTTAGTTCGTGTCCATTCTTTTTACTACAATTAGTCCCTTCATTTCCGTGTAAGAATTACGGAAgatttgtgcatttttgttggtGGTATTCAAGTCAACCTTTGCATATCAAACTGAAAAGCAATCAGGAGATTAAATTATGGCTATCTCTTGTCGCATAATGTTTTCAGGCTAGAGTCAAGGAAGAAATGTCTGCTTGAGTCATGCTTCAAATAAATAAGCTCAAATTTTCTGATAGCTTTAACGTGAGAATGCAGTTAGAACTGTCTTACACTTTACATTGCATTTTCGAGGATTATTTCGTCGCATTTCAACTTTTTCTTAAAACTGACGCATGACACGGTGCATATTGATCTACAGATAGATGAGGTTCGTTTAAGACTTAATCTTGATGTTATAGTAGCCCCAGACTCGCCTCCTGCGCCAGCGCCTATTGAATCATTTACTGACATGGTAACTTGATCGACCCATGAGAATTGGGTTTATTGTAATGGGATAAAAGTTTTCACTTGGTCTGACTTGGTGTGGAATCTGTTGGCGTGCAGTGTTTGCATTCTAGCATTATGAAGGATATATCTTTTCATGGATACACAACTCCAACACCCATCCAGGCTCAGGCCATGCCAGTTGCTCTCAGTGGAAGGGATCTTTTAGGTTGTGCAGAAACTGGCAGTGGCAAAACTGCTGCATTCTCGATACCTATGATACAGGTTTTACTCTTTTTTGATGTTTATTACTTGGCAATTTGTTGGAACAGATATTAAAATCTATTCAGTTTATGGAATTTGGCGGGGTAGTTTTTATTTTACCTTGAGAGCGGcggttattattatttttacctCCCCTTGATTGCAGCATTGCTTGGCTCAGCCTCCAGTCAGACGTGGTGATGGACCTTTGGCGTTGGTACTGGCTCCTACAAGAGAGCTAGCTCAACAAATAGAGAAAGAGGTAGGCAAGTCATTTTCAAGTTCTTCGATCGGCAATGATACTAAGTCATTAAGATGTTGTTATGGTGTCTTTCAACTATAAAAGGATTTTAACTACTCATTTTCTTAAAATCTAAACATAACATCACATGCTTAGTAATATTCCAGGTTAAGGCTTTCGGTAAATCATTGGATTCTTTTAGAACTGCAATTGTGGTGGGCGGAACAAATATTGGTGATCAGGTATGGGATCATTCTCTTGTTTTTGTAATTGATATAGTAGCTTGTGTGTTAtcaaaatcctgttttcctggCTGTTGAAATTCTTGAATGAATAGGTATTGAACTGAATTGGTGCTCCTGGACTTTTTTTAAATCAATAATGTGTGTCCTAACCTCCATCTTTGTCCTTTTCCTTTggaaaaagtttcaaaattggTTTCATGATTGTTTGTAACTTCTGCTACTGGTACTTTGACAGAGATCTGAGCTACGCCTAGGGGTGGATGTAGTGGTTGCAACTCCTGGAAGATTTATTGATCATTTGCAGCAAGGAAATACTTCCCTCTCCAGGATCTCATTTATTGTTCTGGATGAAGCTGATAGAATGCTGGATATGGGATTTGAACCACAGATGAGAGAGGTAAGTTCTTTGTCTATAATGTTGCAATTGTTAGCAGATTCACAATTTCAGAATTTGTTGTTTGCTGCATGGAAGGTTGAGGTCCTTGTCTATCTATGTTCATCCATGCGCATGCAAACAATATTTCTCATTTCATTTTATATATGCAAAAAGAACTCCCACTGTATTTTCCATATTTTTTCCACAATTTCTGAATTGTTCATTACACTGAGATCTCAGTATTCTAGTTCCA
This window contains:
- the LOC113712287 gene encoding DEAD-box ATP-dependent RNA helicase 20 isoform X1 gives rise to the protein MSYVPPHLRNSTTDTAATTVTTLDTNHFHSYSNLSSETNNSSNNYLNSARRSTVNYTSPRTVSAPDIVFPNWKPSERVLRLTPEQIDEVRLRLNLDVIVAPDSPPAPAPIESFTDMCLHSSIMKDISFHGYTTPTPIQAQAMPVALSGRDLLGCAETGSGKTAAFSIPMIQHCLAQPPVRRGDGPLALVLAPTRELAQQIEKEVKAFGKSLDSFRTAIVVGGTNIGDQRSELRLGVDVVVATPGRFIDHLQQGNTSLSRISFIVLDEADRMLDMGFEPQMREVMQNLPQKHQTLLFSATMPVEIEMLAQEYLTNPVQVKVGKVSCPTANVLQSLEKVPENEKIDRLLGMLVEEAARAERFGHPFPLTIVFVERKTRCDEVAEALIAQGLKAVVLHGGRSQSERELSLRDFRHSATNILVATDVASRGLDVSGVAHVVNLDLPKTMEDYVHRIGRTGRAGSSGRATSFYTDRDMYLVAQIKKAIVDVESGNTVSYATGKVARRMEKEAAAAHKEARIALSKVSLLGTAPLNVEDKYKHMIFPAMARKEGAADDAWDD